One Cryobacterium roopkundense genomic region harbors:
- a CDS encoding DeoR/GlpR family DNA-binding transcription regulator — translation MAKAAENDGTAPGRAAQERRNRIMVMLREAGRVDVGEVAESLAVADETVRRDLRALEDEGQLRRAHGGAILASALTVDLPQFIAPDLAEHPVASRAAELLPAAGIVFIDSGAVAEALAALVPNTAELQVVTTSIPVALVASRHPDLVVYNLGGAVNPRDDSQSGQWTREALEHIRIDTAFLSVSGISSDGYLLAADPKAARIKSAVVAASERVVLIAEHGQLERNGMVKFAQLSELDHLVVDARTSDVVLSLAADAGVPVLVAEAAT, via the coding sequence ATGGCCAAGGCAGCAGAGAATGACGGCACGGCTCCCGGACGGGCCGCCCAGGAGCGACGCAACAGAATCATGGTCATGCTCCGGGAGGCGGGCCGGGTCGACGTGGGCGAGGTCGCGGAATCACTCGCCGTGGCCGACGAGACCGTGCGCCGAGACCTGCGCGCCCTCGAAGACGAGGGTCAGCTGCGCCGCGCGCACGGCGGGGCGATCCTGGCATCCGCTCTCACAGTGGACCTGCCGCAGTTCATCGCCCCCGACCTGGCCGAGCATCCCGTGGCGAGCCGGGCCGCCGAGCTGTTGCCGGCGGCCGGCATCGTGTTCATCGATTCCGGCGCCGTGGCGGAAGCCCTGGCAGCCCTCGTGCCCAACACCGCAGAGCTCCAGGTCGTGACGACGTCGATTCCGGTGGCGCTCGTGGCGAGTCGGCACCCCGACCTCGTGGTCTACAACCTGGGCGGTGCCGTCAATCCTCGCGACGACTCGCAATCCGGCCAGTGGACGCGCGAGGCGCTCGAACACATCCGTATCGACACTGCATTCCTGTCGGTGTCGGGCATCTCGAGTGATGGCTACCTGCTCGCTGCCGACCCCAAGGCGGCGCGCATCAAGAGCGCAGTGGTGGCAGCTTCGGAGCGCGTGGTGCTGATCGCAGAGCACGGCCAGCTCGAACGAAACGGCATGGTGAAATTCGCCCAGCTGAGCGAACTCGATCACCTCGTCGTCGACGCCCGCACGAGCGACGTCGTTCTCTCGCTGGCAGCGGATGCCGGCGTGCCGGTTCTCGTGGCCGAGGCCGCAACGTGA
- a CDS encoding HAD-IA family hydrolase, with protein MTPVPGVYGAQGLLFDCDGVLVDSDEAAAEAWNAWAREYAPGFDFERDIVHGRPARDTIAELVPSVDRSRAVHALMLREVETAAMVRALPGALELLTSLPATGWTVVTSGVLLVAQARLRAAGLPCPHALVTADDVRHGKPAPDPYRLGARRLGVPAARTVVFEDADAGVRSARSAGVGLAVGVGDRGLHTSAHVVVADLSGIRFDGTQLDLRGARQLRAPSALLEHTETGEDRHDRIA; from the coding sequence GTGACACCGGTCCCCGGCGTCTACGGGGCGCAGGGGCTGCTCTTCGATTGTGATGGTGTGCTGGTGGACTCCGATGAGGCCGCCGCAGAGGCGTGGAATGCCTGGGCCCGCGAGTACGCGCCCGGCTTCGACTTTGAGCGGGACATCGTGCATGGTCGGCCCGCCAGGGACACGATCGCCGAACTCGTGCCGTCCGTCGACCGCTCCCGCGCTGTGCACGCCCTCATGCTGCGCGAGGTGGAGACCGCCGCGATGGTGCGCGCCCTCCCCGGCGCACTCGAACTCCTGACAAGCCTGCCGGCCACGGGGTGGACGGTGGTCACTTCCGGTGTGCTGCTCGTGGCCCAGGCTCGGCTGCGCGCGGCCGGCCTGCCGTGTCCGCACGCTCTCGTGACCGCAGACGACGTGCGCCACGGCAAACCCGCGCCGGATCCCTACCGACTGGGTGCACGCCGACTCGGAGTTCCCGCCGCCCGCACAGTGGTCTTCGAAGATGCCGACGCCGGAGTGAGGTCCGCGCGCTCCGCCGGCGTGGGCCTCGCTGTCGGCGTCGGTGACCGCGGGTTGCACACCTCGGCACACGTCGTCGTGGCTGACCTGAGCGGTATCCGCTTCGACGGCACCCAGCTCGACCTGCGCGGTGCGCGCCAGTTGCGCGCGCCCTCAGCCCTTCTTGAACACACCGAAACTGGAGAAGACCGTCATGACCGCATTGCGTAA